Genomic window (Candidatus Zixiibacteriota bacterium):
CGGCGGGTGGGATTGGGATGCGACGCCACGTATGGGACGATGCGTCAGACAACTATCTCTCGCTGGGCAGGAGTCCCGCACACTTGCCACCGCTTGCCGCCCACAAGGCACCGGGTCTGGAACTCACGGCTATTAATGCCGTGATGTGCCGCTTCAGGCGGAGTATCCATAGGCGGCGTCCACGGCTCGTCACCCGATGACGATTCAACTATTACTTCCCGGAATCGGCCAGCCTTTGCAAACGGTCGGGATCGAGAATCGTGATGGTCGGGCCGTGCACCTGTATCATCCCCTCCCGCACCAGCTTCGCGAACGAGCGCGACAACGTCTCCGGGATCGTCCCCAGTTGGGCAGCTAAAATCGTCTTCTTCACCGAGAGCATGATTTCCGACGGCATCCGGCCCGTTGATTCGACCCGGTACGCACACAGAAATCGCGCCAGGCGGGTGGTAACATCCGAAAGCGACAATCCCTCGATCAGCCGGGTCATCAGGCGGAGCAACTCCGAAAGGCGGCCGATCAGATTGACGGCCAGATCAGGATTCTCGCCGAGGAGTCGCACAAATCGAGCCCGGCTTATCGCCAGCAGTTCGCATTCTTCAAGTGCCTGGGCCGACGCC
Coding sequences:
- a CDS encoding Crp/Fnr family transcriptional regulator — translated: MKSILKRSRLFAQLDDRALDNIASAATLRQVTPGEMIFQEGEPAHSFFVVGRGRVKVFKLSPEGKEQVLMIAGAGDSFAEAALFAGRLFPASAQALEECELLAISRARFVRLLGENPDLAVNLIGRLSELLRLMTRLIEGLSLSDVTTRLARFLCAYRVESTGRMPSEIMLSVKKTILAAQLGTIPETLSRSFAKLVREGMIQVHGPTITILDPDRLQRLADSGK